From a region of the Myroides sp. JBRI-B21084 genome:
- a CDS encoding HsdM family class I SAM-dependent methyltransferase translates to MTQDINYTTKTKQLIDSLKSVCANYGLGNDGNEFKIITQVFLYKFLNDKFRFEIKKLKPELGENQSFYENLQAIPKKEYDLLMDLLDENVIRFKPHQLISHLYNTQNAEDFAKTFDDTLRDVSIENANVFSIKSSSGAKDKLFDELSNFISDASQRDAFCRALINKLFEFSFEESFEDYFTEKYDFFKDIFEYLIKDYNSDSGGKYAEYYTPNAVARIIANILVEGDVRKAKCYDPSVGSGSLLMSLAHNIGEDKCTIYSEDISQKSSTMLRLNLILNNLTHSIPNVIKTNTIAEPMYLDTKFDFIVSNPPFKLDFSDFREDLEADRFKERFFAGIPNVPKTKKESMAIYLLFIQHIMHSLNDKGKAAVVVPTGFITAQSSIEKKIRERLIDKGWLRGVVSMPSNIFASTGTNVSVIFIDKEAGQDHIVLMDASKLGETVKEGKNQRTVLTREEEDKIVQTFHSKTVVEDLCVVVNAEAVKAKNYSFSAGQYFEVKIEYVDITAAEFTDKMLGFENRLSQLFTEGNALDQKILENLKGLKYE, encoded by the coding sequence ATGACACAAGACATTAATTATACCACCAAAACAAAACAACTCATTGACAGCCTCAAAAGCGTTTGCGCCAATTATGGTTTAGGAAACGATGGCAACGAATTCAAGATTATTACCCAAGTATTTTTGTACAAATTCTTAAACGATAAGTTTCGATTTGAAATTAAAAAACTGAAACCTGAATTGGGCGAAAACCAATCTTTTTATGAAAATCTACAAGCGATTCCAAAGAAAGAATACGATTTGCTAATGGATTTGTTAGATGAAAACGTGATCCGTTTTAAGCCACATCAATTGATTTCGCATTTGTACAATACCCAAAACGCAGAAGATTTTGCCAAAACTTTTGACGATACCTTGCGTGATGTAAGTATCGAAAATGCCAATGTGTTTTCCATTAAATCTTCTTCGGGTGCGAAGGACAAATTGTTTGATGAACTCAGCAATTTTATTTCGGATGCTTCACAACGTGATGCTTTTTGCAGAGCTTTGATCAACAAATTATTTGAGTTTAGTTTTGAAGAAAGTTTCGAAGATTATTTCACCGAGAAATACGATTTCTTTAAAGATATTTTCGAGTATTTAATTAAAGATTACAACTCCGATTCGGGTGGGAAATATGCCGAATATTACACCCCAAATGCTGTTGCTCGTATTATTGCCAACATCTTGGTAGAAGGCGATGTGCGCAAAGCCAAATGTTATGATCCCAGTGTAGGTTCGGGTTCTTTGTTGATGTCCTTAGCGCATAACATTGGCGAGGACAAATGCACGATTTATTCGGAAGATATTTCGCAAAAATCTAGTACGATGTTGCGTCTGAATCTTATCTTGAATAATCTTACACACAGTATTCCCAATGTAATCAAAACCAACACGATTGCAGAACCGATGTATCTGGATACCAAGTTTGATTTTATCGTTTCTAATCCGCCATTTAAGTTGGATTTTTCAGATTTTAGAGAGGATTTGGAAGCCGACCGTTTCAAAGAACGCTTTTTTGCAGGCATTCCGAATGTACCGAAAACCAAAAAAGAATCGATGGCGATTTACCTCTTGTTTATCCAGCACATTATGCACAGCTTGAATGACAAAGGAAAAGCAGCCGTAGTCGTACCTACCGGATTTATCACCGCACAAAGCAGCATAGAAAAGAAGATAAGAGAACGCTTGATCGACAAAGGTTGGTTGCGAGGTGTGGTAAGTATGCCGAGCAATATTTTTGCCAGTACCGGCACCAATGTCTCGGTAATTTTTATAGACAAAGAAGCAGGGCAAGACCACATTGTACTGATGGATGCCAGCAAACTGGGCGAAACCGTAAAAGAAGGCAAAAACCAACGCACGGTTCTCACGCGTGAAGAGGAAGACAAGATTGTACAAACCTTTCACAGCAAAACAGTGGTGGAAGATTTGTGTGTGGTGGTGAATGCCGAAGCAGTGAAAGCCAAAAACTACAGCTTCTCGGCGGGACAATATTTTGAAGTAAAAATAGAATATGTAGATATTACCGCTGCAGAATTTACCGATAAAATGCTGGGCTTTGAAAACCGCTTAAGCCAACTCTTTACCGAAGGCAATGCTTTGGATCAAAAAATATTAGAGAATTTAAAAGGGTTGAAGTATGAGTAA
- a CDS encoding type I restriction endonuclease subunit R, translating to MFNENSRVKIPAILHLMKLGYEYIPIKDQIRREDTNIFEDIFVESIRRINPVVHESELKVLLDELSLELDYEDLGEKFYQRLTAKSGIKLIDFKNFNNNSFHVTTELTCKNGDEEFRPDITILVNGMPLVFIEVKKPHNKDGVLDERRRINDRFKRSHFRKFANITQLMIFSNNMEYEDGIVEPVFGAFYATSAYKDLHFNYFREDPEYPVKHALKTISDELENAILKDNNLQVIKHSPEFKTNKEPYTPTHRILTSLLSKERLAFMLQYSLAYVKEDSGLQKHIMRYPQVFATMAIASKLEEGKNKGIIWHTQGSGKTALAYFNVKHLTDYYQKKQVIPKFYFIVDRLDLLIQASTEFSNRGLKVNKVNSRQEFIEDLKVVGALHNDSGQAEITVVNIQKFSEDATVQEAIGYDINTQRVFFLDEAHRSYNPKGNYLANLINSDKKAVKIALTGTPLLKEVAKEYDSKLLFGNYIHKYYYNRSIADGYTLRLIREEIEGTFKMEMKEIMEQIKVMKGDIKAADVYADRRFAAGLLDYITKDLINFRDYWQDETLGGMVVCDSSKQAKMLFELFEEKYGKQEVDAEKLPMVAEPNAPYGKRKKEKLNAALILHDENDKHIRKDLIDAYKKGKIDVLFVYNMLLTGFDAKRLKKLYLARVIQDHNLLQTLTRVNRPYKNYQYGYVVDFADISKAFDRTNQLYFNELQSELGDEMEMYSHLFKSHEEIKKEIEELQEILFRYDTENKEIFSQQITQITDKQELISLIKALRTAKENKNIIAINGYEGLGELVDFEVLNKLLLVAQARLDSLNVMESLDSGNETQNLLNIALEDIIFQFIKVGEEELKLADEYKDQLRKTREAMQQNFDQLDPYFILLKEELERIFKNKNLSETNQNDMVENMFLLRKIYDKAKELNRKNSLLQAKYEHDEKYVRIHKRLTEKGNLSIKEMQLHRALMNVKNDVDQKLDGQEDILENEAWFERYLVRLVAQQFVVKENLDLDAATRLNISNLIGKEYFQLYGTR from the coding sequence ATGTTCAACGAAAATTCACGAGTCAAAATTCCAGCAATTCTTCATTTGATGAAGTTGGGATATGAGTACATTCCCATAAAAGACCAAATTCGAAGAGAAGATACCAATATTTTTGAAGATATTTTTGTTGAAAGTATTCGTAGGATCAATCCAGTTGTTCACGAAAGTGAGTTGAAGGTTCTCTTAGATGAGCTCAGTCTGGAACTGGATTACGAAGATTTAGGTGAGAAATTTTATCAAAGATTGACCGCGAAATCTGGAATTAAGCTAATTGATTTTAAAAATTTCAACAATAATAGCTTTCATGTTACTACAGAACTGACTTGTAAAAATGGGGATGAAGAATTTAGACCAGACATTACAATTCTAGTCAACGGAATGCCTTTGGTTTTTATAGAGGTAAAGAAACCGCATAATAAAGATGGCGTTTTAGATGAACGCAGACGTATTAATGACCGTTTTAAGAGAAGTCATTTCAGAAAGTTTGCGAATATTACACAGCTGATGATTTTCTCCAACAATATGGAATATGAAGATGGAATTGTGGAACCTGTGTTTGGAGCCTTCTATGCAACTTCGGCTTACAAAGATTTGCATTTCAATTATTTCAGAGAAGATCCCGAATATCCTGTGAAGCATGCTTTGAAAACTATTTCAGATGAGCTAGAAAATGCTATTTTAAAGGATAATAATCTACAAGTCATTAAACACAGCCCAGAGTTTAAAACCAATAAAGAACCATATACACCAACGCATAGAATATTGACTTCTTTGCTGAGCAAAGAACGGTTGGCTTTTATGCTTCAATATTCTTTGGCTTATGTTAAAGAAGATTCTGGATTACAAAAACACATTATGCGTTATCCGCAGGTTTTTGCAACGATGGCCATTGCTTCAAAATTAGAAGAAGGAAAAAATAAAGGCATTATTTGGCATACGCAAGGTTCAGGAAAAACGGCTTTGGCTTATTTCAACGTAAAGCATTTGACCGATTACTACCAGAAGAAACAGGTCATTCCCAAGTTTTATTTTATTGTGGATCGTTTGGATTTATTGATTCAAGCTTCTACCGAATTTTCAAATCGTGGTTTGAAGGTGAATAAAGTAAATTCTCGACAAGAATTTATTGAGGATCTGAAAGTAGTTGGAGCACTTCACAATGATAGCGGACAAGCTGAAATTACGGTAGTCAATATTCAGAAGTTTAGCGAAGATGCTACTGTGCAAGAAGCTATTGGCTATGATATTAATACACAAAGGGTTTTCTTTTTAGATGAAGCGCACAGAAGTTACAATCCTAAAGGAAATTATTTAGCAAATCTGATCAATTCAGATAAAAAAGCAGTAAAAATTGCTTTAACGGGAACACCTTTGCTAAAAGAAGTTGCCAAAGAATATGACTCCAAATTATTGTTCGGGAATTATATTCACAAATACTATTATAATCGCTCCATTGCAGATGGCTACACTTTACGATTGATTCGTGAAGAAATAGAGGGAACCTTCAAGATGGAAATGAAGGAAATAATGGAGCAAATAAAAGTAATGAAAGGCGATATTAAAGCAGCAGATGTATATGCTGATCGCCGTTTTGCAGCTGGTTTGCTGGATTATATCACCAAAGATTTAATCAATTTCAGAGATTATTGGCAAGATGAAACCTTAGGAGGAATGGTGGTTTGCGATTCTTCCAAACAAGCCAAAATGCTTTTTGAGTTGTTTGAAGAAAAATATGGCAAACAAGAAGTTGATGCGGAGAAATTACCAATGGTTGCAGAACCCAATGCGCCATATGGAAAAAGAAAAAAAGAAAAACTAAATGCGGCGCTCATTCTGCACGACGAAAACGATAAGCATATTCGAAAGGACTTAATAGACGCTTATAAGAAAGGGAAAATCGATGTGTTGTTTGTTTACAATATGCTTTTAACCGGATTTGATGCCAAACGATTAAAGAAATTGTATTTGGCAAGAGTTATACAAGACCATAATTTGTTGCAAACACTTACGAGAGTCAATCGACCTTACAAGAATTATCAATATGGATATGTAGTTGATTTTGCCGATATTTCTAAAGCATTTGACCGTACCAATCAGTTGTATTTTAATGAATTACAAAGTGAATTGGGCGATGAGATGGAAATGTATTCGCATTTATTCAAGTCTCATGAAGAAATCAAAAAAGAAATTGAAGAATTGCAGGAGATTCTGTTCCGTTATGATACCGAGAACAAAGAAATTTTCTCGCAACAGATCACACAAATTACTGATAAGCAGGAGCTAATTTCTTTGATAAAAGCATTACGAACGGCCAAAGAAAATAAAAATATTATTGCCATTAATGGCTATGAAGGTTTAGGAGAGTTGGTCGATTTTGAGGTGCTCAATAAATTGTTGTTGGTAGCACAAGCAAGGTTAGACAGCTTGAACGTGATGGAATCTTTGGATTCTGGCAACGAAACGCAAAACCTACTGAATATTGCTTTAGAAGATATTATCTTCCAATTTATAAAAGTAGGCGAAGAAGAACTAAAACTGGCAGACGAATACAAAGACCAACTCCGAAAAACAAGAGAAGCAATGCAGCAGAATTTTGATCAGTTGGATCCTTATTTTATATTGCTAAAAGAAGAGCTTGAGCGCATTTTCAAAAACAAAAACCTATCGGAAACCAACCAGAACGATATGGTAGAAAATATGTTTTTGCTTCGCAAAATATACGATAAAGCCAAAGAACTCAACCGAAAAAACAGCTTGTTGCAAGCCAAATATGAGCACGACGAAAAATATGTGCGTATACACAAAAGACTCACCGAAAAAGGTAATTTAAGCATTAAGGAAATGCAATTGCACCGCGCTTTGATGAATGTAAAAAATGATGTAGACCAAAAACTTGACGGACAAGAAGATATTTTGGAAAACGAAGCTTGGTTCGAGCGTTATTTGGTGCGTTTGGTAGCACAACAATTTGTAGTAAAAGAAAATTTAGATCTAGACGCCGCTACACGTCTGAACATTAGTAATTTAATAGGTAAAGAATATTTCCAACTCTACGGAACTCGATAA
- a CDS encoding restriction endonuclease subunit S — protein sequence MSKVTKMLLGDLVEFQRGFDLPKSEFKIGNIPVISSNGILGYHNESKAKAPGITIGRSGTVGKPHFIKQDFYPHNTSLYIKDFKGNDPKYIFNLLKTLRLNEYGSGSGVPTMNRNHLHPINVLAHKDIPTQQKIASVLSALDDKIELNNQINAELEAMAKTLYDYWFVQFDFPVQSKKNPELVEGYKSSGGKMVYNTTLKREIPEGWEVKELEEISKCIMGQSPKGESYNSDKIGIPLLNGPADYENGVLKGRIYTTAPTRLCQKDDLVLCIRATIGNLVYSEQEFCLGRGVAAVRPNHEKYSELIYFQLLQEIERYKIHATGSIIIGITKDDLIKSNFLIPNESILNSFHKLIKIQFHKIRTNLQQNQELSSLRDWLLPMLMNGQVRVASTSSANEEELGMVAESGVEYKKS from the coding sequence ATGAGTAAAGTTACAAAAATGCTTCTTGGAGACTTAGTAGAATTTCAAAGAGGATTTGATTTACCTAAATCAGAATTCAAAATTGGAAATATACCTGTTATATCTTCAAATGGAATATTAGGGTATCATAATGAATCAAAAGCAAAAGCTCCAGGAATTACAATTGGGAGAAGTGGAACTGTTGGTAAACCACACTTCATTAAGCAAGATTTTTATCCTCATAATACTTCATTATATATTAAAGATTTCAAAGGGAATGATCCAAAATATATCTTCAACTTGCTCAAAACTTTGAGATTAAATGAATATGGAAGTGGTTCAGGTGTTCCAACTATGAACCGAAATCATTTACACCCAATAAATGTTTTAGCGCATAAAGATATACCCACCCAACAAAAAATAGCTTCCGTTTTATCGGCTTTGGATGATAAAATAGAACTCAACAACCAAATCAATGCTGAGCTGGAAGCGATGGCAAAAACACTGTATGATTATTGGTTTGTGCAGTTTGATTTTCCGGTACAATCTAAGAAGAACCCTGAGCTTGTCGAAGGGTACAAGTCTTCCGGTGGAAAAATGGTCTACAATACCACCCTCAAAAGAGAAATCCCAGAAGGTTGGGAGGTGAAAGAATTGGAAGAAATTTCTAAATGTATTATGGGGCAATCACCCAAAGGAGAATCATATAATTCTGATAAAATTGGCATTCCTTTATTAAACGGTCCTGCTGATTATGAAAATGGAGTTTTAAAAGGTAGAATTTACACAACGGCACCAACAAGACTGTGTCAAAAAGATGATTTAGTATTGTGTATTAGAGCTACAATAGGTAATTTAGTGTACTCCGAACAAGAGTTCTGTCTTGGTCGAGGAGTAGCAGCAGTTAGACCAAATCATGAAAAATATTCCGAATTAATATATTTTCAATTACTACAAGAAATTGAAAGATATAAAATTCACGCGACTGGAAGTATAATTATTGGAATTACGAAAGATGATTTAATAAAGTCTAATTTTCTTATTCCAAATGAAAGTATTTTAAACTCATTTCATAAGCTAATTAAGATACAGTTTCATAAAATTAGGACTAACCTTCAACAAAACCAAGAACTGTCATCCTTGCGAGATTGGCTTTTGCCAATGCTGATGAATGGGCAGGTTAGGGTGGCTTCGACAAGCTCAGCCAACGAGGAGGAATTGGGTATGGTTGCGGAGAGTGGTGTTGAATATAAAAAGAGTTAG
- a CDS encoding Fic family protein, whose amino-acid sequence MRPPYTITEKIVSLVASISEKIGEINATHLYKPATELRKKNRIKTIQSSLEIEGNTLTEEQITALLENKRVIAPQKDILEVQNAIKVYEQLTNFNPFQLRDLEKAHAILMNGLIDNAGKLRTTNVGIVKGSKVEHIAPSGTMVNGLMKDLFEYLKKDNDLILIKSCVFHYEFEFIHPFLDGNGRMGRLWQTLILMQQYPVFEYLPVESLIKQKQSDYYNKLSESDKKGNSTPFIEFMLEIILESLNGLFQSQSVTLHTEDRIRLFKEKIGKNMFSRKEYMQNFKNISAPTASRDLKWAVEQNLLTKFGEMRLTEYQFK is encoded by the coding sequence ATGCGACCTCCTTACACCATTACAGAAAAAATTGTTTCGTTAGTGGCTTCTATTTCAGAAAAGATAGGAGAAATTAACGCTACTCATTTATATAAACCTGCCACCGAATTACGAAAGAAAAACCGTATTAAAACCATTCAATCTTCTTTAGAAATAGAGGGCAATACTTTAACTGAAGAACAAATCACGGCGTTATTGGAAAACAAAAGAGTGATTGCACCACAAAAAGATATTTTAGAAGTTCAGAATGCGATTAAGGTCTATGAACAACTCACCAACTTCAATCCTTTCCAATTAAGAGATTTAGAAAAAGCTCACGCTATATTAATGAATGGTTTGATTGATAATGCTGGAAAATTAAGGACTACCAATGTTGGAATTGTAAAAGGTTCAAAAGTGGAACACATTGCTCCAAGTGGAACTATGGTAAATGGGTTGATGAAAGACCTTTTTGAGTATCTGAAAAAAGACAACGATTTAATTTTAATCAAAAGTTGTGTGTTTCATTATGAGTTTGAATTTATACACCCATTTTTAGATGGAAACGGAAGAATGGGAAGATTGTGGCAAACATTAATTCTAATGCAACAATACCCAGTTTTTGAATATTTACCTGTTGAATCACTCATCAAGCAAAAACAAAGCGATTATTACAACAAGTTATCCGAATCCGATAAAAAAGGAAATTCCACACCGTTTATCGAGTTTATGTTGGAAATCATTTTAGAGTCATTAAACGGACTTTTTCAATCGCAATCCGTAACACTTCATACAGAAGATAGGATACGCTTATTTAAAGAAAAAATAGGCAAGAATATGTTTAGTAGAAAAGAGTATATGCAGAATTTTAAAAACATATCTGCACCAACAGCAAGTCGTGATTTAAAATGGGCCGTAGAACAAAATCTTTTAACTAAATTCGGAGAAATGAGATTGACAGAATATCAGTTTAAGTAA